From the Martelella mediterranea DSM 17316 genome, one window contains:
- a CDS encoding primosomal protein N' has product MTSDSLDLFGKPVTPATSRSVPVMVPLPVAGPYSYAVPDGMAVIPGSVVQVPVGPRKVIGIVWDEGDETGAVDAKKLRPIEHVFDCPPISPAMRKFINWVAGYTLTPPGLVARMAVRAPTALEPEPMVEGLRLTGTTPERMTPARQRVLELASDGFSWTRLGLARAAGVSASVVETMMKQGVFDTVFLPPPPAVGAADPDYAPPELSADQRDAADRLKSSVGQGFGVTLIDGVTGSGKTEVYFEAIAETLRQGRQVLILLPEIALTSAFLERFEARFGSKPGEWHSDLAPRMREKVWRQTAEGRIRVVAGARSALFLPFEDLGLIVVDEEHDTAYKQEDRVFYNARDMAVVRARIGDIPTVLASATPSIESQVNALAGRYERLHLPGRFAEAALPDLKTIDMRRDPPARGGFLSPVLLKAVEGAVGRGEQALLFLNRRGYAPLTLCRVCGHRFQCPNCSSWLVEHRFRGQLMCHHCGHAEPVPEACPECGTLDHLVACGPGVERIAEEVEHHFPEKRTIVLSSDLSGGVKRLRLELEAVANGEADIVIGTQLVAKGHNFPLMTVVGVVDADIGLANGDPRAAERTFQLLAQVTGRAGRTGLTSHGLIQTYQPTHPVMRAIVSGEAEGFYAREIGEREKSGLPPFGRLASVIVSAETRGEAETHARALRAAAPQSRSISVLGPAEAALALIRGRYRFRLLVHGARGDDMQSFLAAMLENGPRARGSVKVQVDIDPQSFL; this is encoded by the coding sequence ATGACTTCAGATTCGCTTGATCTTTTCGGAAAACCTGTGACGCCTGCCACTTCACGCAGCGTGCCGGTGATGGTGCCGCTGCCGGTGGCGGGGCCGTATTCCTATGCGGTGCCCGATGGCATGGCGGTGATCCCCGGCTCCGTCGTGCAGGTGCCGGTCGGTCCGCGCAAGGTGATCGGCATCGTCTGGGATGAGGGCGATGAGACCGGCGCCGTGGACGCGAAGAAGCTCAGACCCATCGAGCACGTCTTCGACTGCCCGCCGATCAGCCCGGCGATGCGGAAATTCATCAATTGGGTGGCTGGCTATACGCTGACGCCGCCGGGCCTTGTCGCGCGCATGGCCGTGCGCGCGCCGACCGCGCTCGAGCCCGAGCCGATGGTCGAGGGGCTCAGGCTGACCGGCACCACGCCCGAACGGATGACGCCGGCGCGGCAACGCGTGCTGGAACTGGCCTCCGACGGGTTCTCCTGGACGCGGCTCGGGCTCGCCCGCGCCGCCGGCGTCAGCGCCAGCGTGGTCGAGACCATGATGAAGCAGGGCGTGTTCGATACCGTGTTCCTGCCGCCGCCGCCCGCCGTCGGCGCGGCGGATCCCGATTACGCCCCGCCCGAACTGTCGGCGGACCAGCGGGACGCCGCCGACAGGCTGAAATCCTCGGTCGGGCAGGGCTTCGGCGTCACCCTGATCGACGGCGTTACCGGGTCGGGCAAGACCGAAGTCTATTTCGAGGCGATCGCCGAAACGCTGAGACAGGGGCGGCAGGTGCTGATCCTGCTGCCGGAAATCGCGCTGACATCGGCGTTTCTGGAGCGCTTCGAGGCCCGCTTCGGGTCGAAACCGGGCGAATGGCATTCCGATCTCGCGCCGCGCATGCGCGAAAAGGTCTGGCGGCAGACGGCGGAGGGACGCATCCGGGTCGTCGCCGGCGCCCGTTCGGCGCTGTTCCTGCCATTCGAGGATCTCGGTCTGATCGTGGTCGACGAGGAACACGACACCGCCTACAAGCAGGAAGACCGGGTGTTCTACAACGCCCGCGACATGGCCGTCGTGCGCGCCCGGATCGGCGATATCCCGACGGTTCTCGCCTCGGCGACGCCCTCGATCGAAAGCCAGGTCAATGCGCTTGCCGGCCGCTACGAACGGCTGCACCTGCCGGGCCGTTTCGCCGAGGCGGCGCTTCCCGATCTGAAGACCATCGACATGCGGCGCGACCCGCCGGCGCGCGGCGGCTTCCTGTCGCCGGTTCTGCTGAAAGCGGTGGAGGGCGCGGTCGGGCGCGGCGAGCAGGCGCTGCTGTTCCTCAATCGCCGGGGCTATGCGCCGCTGACGCTCTGCCGAGTCTGCGGTCATCGGTTTCAGTGCCCCAATTGCTCGAGCTGGCTGGTGGAGCACCGGTTTCGCGGGCAGTTGATGTGCCATCATTGCGGCCATGCCGAGCCGGTGCCCGAGGCCTGCCCGGAATGCGGCACGCTCGACCATCTGGTCGCCTGCGGGCCGGGCGTCGAGCGCATCGCCGAGGAGGTCGAGCATCATTTCCCCGAAAAGCGTACAATCGTTCTCTCTTCCGATCTCTCCGGCGGCGTCAAGCGGCTCAGGCTGGAGCTGGAGGCGGTGGCAAACGGCGAGGCGGATATCGTCATCGGCACGCAATTGGTGGCGAAGGGGCATAATTTCCCGCTGATGACGGTTGTCGGCGTCGTCGATGCCGATATCGGCCTTGCAAACGGCGACCCGCGCGCGGCGGAGCGCACCTTCCAGTTGCTCGCCCAGGTGACCGGGCGGGCAGGGCGCACGGGGCTCACGAGCCACGGCTTGATCCAGACCTATCAGCCCACCCATCCGGTGATGCGCGCAATCGTTTCCGGCGAGGCGGAGGGCTTCTATGCCCGCGAGATCGGCGAGCGCGAGAAGAGCGGCCTGCCGCCGTTCGGACGGCTTGCCTCGGTGATCGTTTCGGCGGAAACGCGTGGCGAGGCCGAGACGCATGCCCGCGCGCTCCGGGCTGCCGCGCCGCAAAGCCGCTCGATCTCGGTGCTCGGCCCGGCGGAGGCGGCCCTTGCCCTGATCCGCGGCCGCTACCGGTTCCGGCTGCTGGTGCATGGCGCGCGCGGCGACGACATGCAATCGTTTCTGGCGGCGATGCTCGAAAACGGGCCGAGGGCGCGCGGCTCGGTAAAGGTGCAGGTCGACATTGACCCGCAGAGCTTTCTCTAG
- a CDS encoding F0F1 ATP synthase subunit delta, with product MPVADLSHSVSSVAQRYAVSLFELAKEEDKIDAFGADLDQIDKMLKDSDDFRRLVMSPAFSADEQLRAVKAILEKAKIGGYVGNFVKVVAKNRRLFVLPGMIAAYRGAVAAYRGEVTAEVTVAHALSKEQQQELKTALKDVTGKDVALDITEDASLLGGMIVKVGSRQIDTSLRTKLSKLKLSLKEVG from the coding sequence GTGCCTGTGGCGGACCTATCCCATTCTGTTTCGAGCGTCGCGCAGCGCTATGCCGTTTCGCTGTTCGAACTGGCCAAGGAAGAAGACAAGATTGACGCCTTCGGCGCTGATCTCGACCAGATCGACAAGATGCTCAAGGATAGCGACGACTTCCGGCGTCTGGTCATGAGCCCCGCATTCAGCGCCGATGAGCAGCTGAGGGCGGTGAAGGCTATTCTCGAAAAGGCGAAGATCGGCGGCTATGTCGGCAATTTCGTCAAGGTCGTGGCGAAAAATCGCCGTCTGTTTGTCCTGCCGGGCATGATCGCCGCCTATCGTGGCGCGGTTGCGGCCTATCGGGGCGAGGTGACGGCCGAGGTGACGGTGGCCCATGCCCTGTCGAAGGAACAACAACAGGAATTGAAGACTGCGCTGAAGGATGTGACGGGCAAGGATGTTGCGCTCGACATAACCGAGGACGCTTCCCTTCTCGGCGGCATGATCGTCAAGGTGGGATCGCGTCAGATCGACACATCGCTGCGCACGAAACTCTCCAAACTTAAGCTTTCACTGAAAGAGGTTGGCTGA
- the atpA gene encoding F0F1 ATP synthase subunit alpha, whose protein sequence is MDIRAAEISAILKEQIKNFGDEAEVSEVGQVLSVGDGIARVYGLDNVQAGEMVEFAGGVRGMALNLESDNVGVVIFGSDREIKEGDVVKRTGAIVDVPVGPGLLGRVVDALGNPIDGKGPINSDTRAVVDVKAPGIIPRKSVHEPMSTGLKAIDALIPVGRGQRELVIGDRQTGKTAIILDTFLNQKPIHDNGPDADKLYCVYVAVGQKRSTVAQFVKTLEERGAMEYSIVIAATASDPAPMQYIAPFAGCAMGEYFRDNGMHALIAYDDLSKQAVAYRQMSLLLRRPPGREAYPGDVFYLHSRLLERAAKLSDERGAGSLTALPVIETQGNDVSAFIPTNVISITDGQIFLETDLFYQGVRPAVNVGLSVSRVGSAAQIKAMKQVAGSIKGELAQYREMAAFAQFGSDLDAATQRLLNRGARLTELLKQPQFSPLKTEEQVAVIFAGVNGYLDKLPVGKVRDFEKGLLSHMRGEAKDVLEAIRTEKALSDDLKAKLKSAIEAFAKNFSAE, encoded by the coding sequence ATGGATATCCGGGCCGCGGAAATTTCCGCAATTCTGAAAGAGCAGATCAAAAATTTCGGCGACGAGGCGGAAGTCTCTGAAGTCGGCCAGGTGCTTTCTGTTGGTGACGGCATTGCCCGCGTCTACGGTCTCGACAACGTTCAGGCCGGCGAGATGGTGGAGTTTGCCGGCGGCGTGCGCGGCATGGCGCTCAACCTCGAAAGCGACAATGTCGGCGTCGTTATCTTCGGCTCCGACCGCGAGATCAAGGAAGGCGACGTCGTCAAGCGCACCGGCGCCATCGTTGACGTTCCGGTCGGCCCCGGCCTGCTCGGCCGCGTTGTCGACGCGCTCGGCAACCCGATCGACGGCAAGGGTCCGATCAATTCCGATACCCGCGCCGTTGTCGACGTCAAGGCGCCCGGCATCATTCCGCGCAAGTCGGTTCACGAGCCGATGTCGACCGGCCTCAAGGCCATCGACGCGTTGATCCCGGTCGGCCGCGGCCAGCGCGAGCTGGTCATCGGCGACCGCCAGACCGGCAAGACCGCGATCATTCTCGACACCTTCCTCAACCAGAAGCCGATCCACGACAACGGCCCGGACGCCGACAAGCTTTACTGCGTCTACGTCGCTGTCGGCCAGAAGCGTTCGACGGTTGCCCAGTTCGTGAAGACGCTCGAAGAGCGCGGCGCGATGGAATACTCGATCGTCATCGCCGCTACCGCCTCCGATCCGGCGCCGATGCAGTATATCGCGCCGTTCGCCGGCTGCGCCATGGGCGAGTATTTCCGCGACAACGGCATGCATGCCCTGATCGCCTATGACGACCTTTCCAAGCAGGCCGTTGCCTATCGTCAGATGTCCCTGCTGCTGCGCCGTCCGCCGGGCCGCGAAGCTTATCCGGGCGACGTTTTCTACCTGCATTCGCGTCTTCTCGAGCGCGCCGCCAAGCTCTCCGACGAGCGCGGCGCCGGTTCGCTGACGGCTCTGCCGGTCATCGAAACCCAGGGTAACGACGTTTCGGCGTTCATCCCGACCAACGTGATCTCGATCACCGACGGCCAGATCTTCCTTGAAACCGACCTGTTCTACCAGGGCGTTCGTCCGGCCGTTAACGTCGGCCTGTCGGTTTCGCGCGTTGGTTCGGCCGCCCAGATCAAGGCGATGAAGCAGGTTGCCGGCTCGATCAAGGGCGAGCTTGCCCAGTATCGTGAAATGGCCGCCTTCGCCCAGTTCGGCTCCGACCTCGATGCCGCGACCCAGCGCCTGCTGAACCGCGGCGCGCGCCTGACCGAACTCCTGAAGCAGCCGCAGTTCTCGCCGCTGAAGACGGAAGAGCAGGTTGCCGTGATCTTCGCCGGCGTCAACGGCTATCTCGACAAGCTGCCGGTTGGCAAGGTACGCGACTTCGAGAAGGGCCTGCTGTCGCACATGCGCGGCGAAGCCAAGGACGTTCTCGAAGCGATCCGCACCGAAAAGGCGCTGAGCGACGATCTGAAGGCCAAGCTGAAGTCCGCCATCGAAGCATTCGCCAAGAATTTTTCGGCCGAGTAA
- a CDS encoding F0F1 ATP synthase subunit gamma → MASLKDLKLRIASVKATQKITKAMQMVAAAKLRRAQEAAENARPYTERMATVMADLTAAVGEGEEVPALMKGTGKDDVHLLVVCTAERGLCGGFNAQIARHARLHARKLIAEGKTVKIFSVGRKGYDALRREFADLVVERKDLRDVRKIGFENAEDIGNRVIEMFAAGEFDVCTLFYSEFHSVISQVPTALQLIPAAPPAETEERESAALYEYEPSAEAILDDIVPLNIRVQIFRALLENVAGEMGAKMSAMDNATRNAGEMIDKLTLSYNRQRQEKITTELIEIISGAEAL, encoded by the coding sequence ATGGCTTCATTGAAGGATCTGAAGCTTCGCATTGCCTCGGTGAAGGCGACGCAGAAGATCACCAAGGCGATGCAGATGGTCGCCGCGGCGAAGCTGCGGCGCGCCCAGGAGGCCGCCGAGAATGCGCGGCCTTACACCGAGCGCATGGCGACCGTGATGGCCGACCTGACGGCGGCTGTCGGCGAGGGCGAGGAAGTGCCCGCGCTGATGAAGGGCACCGGCAAGGACGATGTCCACCTGCTGGTGGTCTGCACGGCCGAACGCGGCCTTTGCGGCGGCTTCAACGCGCAGATCGCCCGTCATGCCCGCCTGCATGCCCGCAAGCTGATTGCCGAGGGCAAGACGGTCAAGATCTTCAGCGTCGGCCGCAAGGGCTATGACGCACTGCGCCGCGAATTCGCCGACCTCGTCGTCGAGCGCAAGGATCTGCGTGACGTCCGCAAGATCGGTTTCGAAAATGCCGAGGATATCGGCAACCGCGTCATCGAGATGTTCGCAGCCGGCGAGTTCGACGTCTGCACGCTGTTCTATTCGGAGTTTCATTCGGTGATCTCGCAGGTCCCGACGGCGCTCCAGCTCATTCCCGCCGCTCCGCCCGCAGAGACGGAAGAGCGCGAGAGTGCGGCGCTTTACGAATACGAACCGAGCGCCGAGGCTATCCTTGACGATATCGTGCCGCTCAACATCCGCGTTCAGATTTTCCGGGCGCTTCTGGAAAATGTCGCTGGCGAGATGGGCGCGAAGATGAGCGCGATGGATAACGCCACGCGCAATGCCGGTGAGATGATCGACAAGCTGACGCTGTCCTACAACCGTCAGCGTCAGGAAAAGATCACCACGGAACTGATTGAAATTATTTCCGGCGCGGAAGCGCTGTAA
- the atpD gene encoding F0F1 ATP synthase subunit beta, producing MAEASIGRVTQIIGAVVDVAFDGDLPPIMNALETDNHGNRLVLEVAQHLGQNEVRTIAMDATEGLVRGQEVKNTGSPIQVPVGVETLGRIMNVIGEPVDEVGPIKTKEKRAIHQDAPPYVDQSTEAEILVTGIKVVDLLAPYAKGGKIGLFGGAGVGKTVLIQELINNIAKAHGGYSVFAGVGERTREGNDLYHEMIESNVNVDPAENNGSAEGSKCALVYGQMNEPPGARARVALSGLTIAENFRDEGQDVLFFVDNIFRFTQAGSEISALLGRIPSAVGYQPTLSTDMGALQERITTTTKGSITSVQAIYVPADDLTDPAPATSFAHLDATTTLSRSIAEKGIYPAVDPLDSTSRMLDPIIVGEEHYQVARAVQSTLQRYKSLQDIIAILGMDELSEEDKLTVARARKIERFLSQPFHVAEVFTGAPGILVSLEDTIRSFKGLVEGEYDHLPEAAFYMVGTIDDAVEKAKKLAEAA from the coding sequence ATGGCTGAGGCCTCTATCGGTAGAGTGACGCAGATTATCGGCGCCGTCGTTGACGTCGCTTTCGACGGCGACCTGCCCCCGATCATGAACGCGCTTGAAACCGACAACCACGGCAACCGGCTGGTTCTCGAGGTCGCGCAGCACCTCGGCCAGAACGAAGTGCGCACGATCGCCATGGACGCGACCGAAGGTCTCGTTCGCGGTCAGGAAGTCAAGAACACGGGTTCGCCGATCCAGGTGCCGGTCGGCGTCGAGACGCTTGGCCGCATCATGAACGTCATCGGCGAGCCGGTTGACGAAGTCGGCCCGATCAAGACCAAGGAAAAGCGCGCGATCCACCAGGACGCTCCTCCCTATGTCGATCAGTCGACCGAAGCGGAAATCCTGGTCACGGGCATCAAGGTCGTGGACCTGCTCGCGCCTTACGCCAAGGGCGGCAAGATCGGCCTGTTCGGCGGCGCCGGCGTTGGCAAGACGGTTCTCATTCAGGAACTGATCAACAACATCGCCAAGGCGCACGGCGGTTACTCCGTGTTTGCCGGCGTTGGCGAGCGGACCCGCGAAGGCAACGACCTCTATCACGAAATGATCGAGTCCAACGTGAACGTCGACCCGGCCGAGAACAACGGTTCGGCCGAGGGTTCGAAGTGCGCTCTGGTCTACGGCCAGATGAACGAGCCGCCCGGCGCCCGCGCCCGCGTTGCGCTTTCCGGTCTGACGATCGCTGAAAACTTCCGCGATGAAGGCCAAGACGTTCTGTTCTTCGTGGACAACATCTTCCGCTTCACCCAGGCCGGTTCGGAAATCTCGGCTCTGCTCGGCCGTATTCCCTCGGCCGTTGGCTATCAGCCGACGCTGTCGACCGACATGGGCGCTCTGCAGGAGCGCATCACCACCACGACCAAGGGCTCGATCACCTCGGTTCAGGCGATTTACGTTCCCGCCGACGACTTGACCGACCCGGCGCCGGCCACCTCGTTCGCCCATCTGGACGCAACGACCACGCTGTCGCGTTCGATTGCGGAAAAGGGCATCTATCCGGCCGTGGACCCGCTCGACTCGACCTCGCGCATGCTCGACCCGATCATCGTCGGCGAGGAGCACTATCAGGTGGCCCGTGCGGTTCAGTCGACCCTGCAGCGCTACAAGTCGCTTCAGGACATCATCGCCATTCTCGGCATGGACGAGCTTTCCGAAGAGGACAAGCTCACGGTTGCTCGCGCCCGCAAGATCGAGCGCTTCCTGTCGCAGCCGTTCCACGTGGCTGAAGTGTTCACCGGCGCTCCGGGCATCCTGGTCTCGCTGGAAGACACGATCCGCTCGTTCAAGGGGCTGGTCGAAGGCGAATACGACCACCTTCCGGAAGCCGCCTTCTACATGGTCGGCACCATCGACGACGCCGTCGAGAAGGCCAAGAAGCTCGCTGAGGCGGCTTGA
- a CDS encoding F0F1 ATP synthase subunit epsilon, whose protein sequence is MADTMVFELVTPEKLLASAETDAVVIPASEGEMTVMPNHAPTMTTIRPGLVKFKNHDGKELQFLVFHGFADIQGKSCTVLAETAVPVGEASGAIEDRIATLRKELDEASHHEHKNALEQMLGELTHLGQTVLPA, encoded by the coding sequence ATGGCTGACACGATGGTTTTCGAGCTGGTGACCCCCGAGAAGCTTCTGGCTTCTGCGGAGACGGATGCAGTGGTTATTCCGGCCTCCGAGGGTGAAATGACGGTCATGCCGAACCATGCGCCGACCATGACCACGATCCGGCCGGGTCTGGTGAAATTCAAGAACCACGACGGCAAGGAACTCCAGTTTCTGGTGTTCCACGGCTTTGCCGATATCCAGGGCAAATCCTGCACGGTGCTGGCCGAAACAGCGGTGCCCGTCGGCGAGGCGAGCGGCGCGATTGAGGATCGCATCGCCACGCTGCGCAAGGAACTGGACGAGGCGAGCCATCACGAGCACAAGAACGCTCTGGAGCAGATGCTGGGCGAACTGACGCATCTGGGGCAGACTGTACTGCCTGCCTGA